In a genomic window of Methanobacterium sp.:
- a CDS encoding cysteine peptidase family C39 domain-containing protein has protein sequence MTSANDQITDTQDLNINPENDTVTTPQKDTSGIVIQTRDYSCGPTALATVLQNIGISVTEQELIVLAGTDTSGTTMHGLSEVTKAKGVNTVGMRLSVDDLKPNNIVYIILDGQCHYSVIRKISNESVYLADPSLGNIEMSNEHSVFGGFQNSSNFDAPKTLFSRASICGRGNTFPGNQKSTIFDSVQHLKPLVFKDSVF, from the coding sequence GTGACTTCAGCAAACGACCAGATAACAGATACGCAGGATTTAAATATTAATCCAGAGAATGACACTGTTACAACTCCACAAAAGGATACAAGTGGAATAGTGATACAAACCCGTGATTACAGCTGCGGACCAACAGCGCTTGCAACAGTGCTGCAGAACATTGGCATCAGTGTAACAGAGCAGGAACTGATAGTTCTTGCTGGCACAGATACATCAGGGACAACAATGCACGGATTATCAGAAGTAACGAAAGCAAAAGGCGTAAATACAGTGGGGATGAGATTATCAGTTGATGATCTTAAACCCAACAACATTGTGTACATTATACTGGATGGCCAATGCCATTACAGTGTAATCAGAAAAATAAGCAATGAAAGCGTTTACCTTGCTGACCCATCACTTGGAAACATTGAAATGAGCAACGAACACTCTGTGTTTGGGGGCTTTCAAAATTCTTCGAATTTTGATGCCCCTAAAACTTTGTTTTCGAGGGCTTCGATTTGTGGCCGGGGAAATACATTTCCCGGCAATCAAAAATCTACGATTTTTGACAGTGTTCAGCATTTAAAACCTTTGGTTTTCAAAGATTCAGTTTTTTAA
- a CDS encoding C39 family peptidase has translation MQSTDYSCGPAALATVLQNMGINSTEQELKVLAGTDTSGTSMYGLVRAAHAKGLNAVGMKLSVDDLRPNNIVHIILDGEGHYSVIREVSENSVYLADPSLGNIEMTREKFAAIFTGNVLVISDPNMQVNQTAEQANNTNTSTVQAENQTLASEEMECIKGQQLSASANMQLSAETMQSIRGRVIWKKVAAIIAAALVQAGKVVGPILLGIALARWTAGQCIICTQRTPDGPSGDVFCTIHARRYGQVWGPRI, from the coding sequence ATGCAGTCAACAGATTACTCATGTGGACCTGCAGCACTTGCAACTGTGCTGCAGAACATGGGGATTAACAGTACAGAGCAGGAACTTAAGGTTCTTGCTGGCACAGACACATCAGGAACATCAATGTATGGCCTGGTACGAGCTGCACATGCTAAAGGGCTGAATGCAGTGGGGATGAAATTATCAGTTGATGATCTTAGACCCAACAACATTGTGCACATTATACTGGATGGCGAAGGCCATTACAGTGTAATCAGAGAAGTAAGTGAAAATAGTGTTTATCTTGCTGACCCATCACTTGGAAACATTGAAATGACCAGAGAAAAGTTTGCTGCAATTTTCACTGGGAATGTGTTAGTGATAAGCGATCCTAACATGCAAGTTAATCAAACAGCAGAACAGGCCAACAATACAAATACAAGTACTGTACAGGCAGAAAACCAAACTTTAGCAAGCGAAGAAATGGAATGCATTAAAGGACAGCAACTATCAGCATCAGCTAATATGCAACTGTCAGCAGAAACCATGCAGAGTATCAGAGGAAGAGTTATTTGGAAAAAAGTTGCTGCTATAATCGCAGCAGCGCTTGTACAAGCAGGAAAAGTGGTTGGCCCTATACTTCTCGGGATAGCACTAGCAAGATGGACAGCGGGTCAGTGTATAATATGTACACAAAGAACTCCTGATGGTCCTTCAGGGGATGTGTTCTGCACAATTCATGCCAGACGATATGGTCAGGTTTGGGGTCCTCGTATATAG